The following proteins are co-located in the Alcaligenes faecalis genome:
- a CDS encoding asparaginase, translating to MPTRPKLALVGTGGTIAATAQSTTGLTDYDITQGVHTLLQAVPGINELADLECHQVFNVDSRAMGSLMLLELSHKLNELLARPDINGAVVTHGTDTLEESAFFLHLTLKTDKPVVMVAAMRPASALSADGPLNLYQAVQVACSSLAQDQGVLVLLNDQIHSARFLSKQHTTLTSAFGSPDAGPLGLVAGGQPRFMMRSLLPHTHNSLFDVRSLHSLPKVQIFYDHPDTLAELYRHAAQSGVQGIVVAATGNGSLTPGALEGISRAHRLGVVCVRASRIHAGPVTDSAYDQDHHTIAAHYLPAQKARILLMLCLASKLEHDEIEAAFRDY from the coding sequence ATGCCAACACGCCCCAAACTGGCCCTGGTGGGCACTGGCGGCACCATTGCCGCCACCGCCCAATCCACTACCGGCCTGACCGACTACGACATCACCCAGGGCGTGCACACGCTGCTGCAAGCCGTACCCGGCATTAATGAACTAGCCGATCTGGAATGCCATCAGGTGTTCAACGTGGACAGCCGGGCCATGGGCTCGCTGATGTTGCTGGAACTGTCCCACAAGCTCAATGAACTGCTGGCACGGCCGGACATCAACGGCGCAGTAGTGACACACGGCACCGATACGCTGGAAGAAAGCGCTTTTTTCCTGCATCTGACCCTGAAAACCGACAAACCCGTGGTCATGGTGGCTGCCATGCGTCCGGCCTCGGCCCTGAGCGCAGACGGCCCGCTGAATCTGTATCAAGCCGTGCAAGTAGCCTGCTCTTCGCTGGCACAGGATCAGGGTGTGCTGGTGCTGCTCAACGACCAGATACACAGTGCCCGTTTCCTGAGCAAGCAACACACCACCCTGACCAGCGCATTCGGCTCACCCGATGCCGGCCCTCTGGGTCTGGTTGCAGGCGGCCAGCCACGTTTCATGATGCGCAGCCTGCTGCCCCACACGCACAACAGCCTGTTCGATGTGCGCTCCCTGCACAGCTTGCCTAAAGTTCAGATCTTTTACGATCACCCCGATACGCTGGCGGAACTGTATCGCCACGCGGCACAAAGCGGTGTGCAAGGCATTGTAGTGGCGGCAACCGGAAACGGCAGCCTGACTCCTGGCGCGCTGGAAGGCATCAGCCGGGCACACCGACTGGGCGTAGTGTGTGTACGGGCCTCTCGCATTCATGCAGGGCCGGTCACGGACAGTGCTTACGATCAAGACCATCACACCATCGCCGCACATTATCTGCCCGCACAAAAAGCCCGAATCTTGTTGATGCTATGTCTGGCCAGCAAGCTGGAGCACGATGAGATAGAGGCGGCTTTCCGCGACTATTAA